In Bos indicus x Bos taurus breed Angus x Brahman F1 hybrid chromosome 1, Bos_hybrid_MaternalHap_v2.0, whole genome shotgun sequence, a single window of DNA contains:
- the ICOSLG gene encoding ICOS ligand isoform X1: protein MRPRSPGLFLLLLWGLQAESQEEVRAMVGSDVQLRCIYPEKNSFDLNDLYVYWQISMAGKGNVDSVVTYHLSGNSSASHGDNHYKDRARLSLDSMKQGDFSLHLRNVTPQDEQKFNCLVFRKSLELKKILEVAVTLHVAANYSMPVVSGPSQDEELTFTCTSTNGYPRPNVYWINKTDNSVLDSALQNNTVSLNARGLYDVVSVLRIGRTPHVNVGCCIENVLLHQNLTSGQTETFTGTKDSITEDPVDGSPSGKHQQVFSVLAVLAVIVLLALATGWLCRSRCPPKSYTGAQVARPELALAGDSRPAAAWYRSRFTPEACPRGPSWRMRDAAC from the exons ATGCGGCCGAGGAG TCCTGgattgttcctgctgctgctctggggCCTGCAAGCCG agagtcaagAAGAAGTCCGAGCGATGGTGGGCAGCGATGTCCAGCTCCGCTGCATTTACCCTGAAAAAAACAGCTTTGATTTAAACGACCTTTACGTTTACTGGCAAATCAGCATGGCGGGCAAAGGGAATGTCGACTCCGTGGTGACCTACCACCTGTCCGGAAACAGCTCTGCCAGCCACGGTGATAACCACTACAAGGACCGGGCTCGGCTGTCCTTGGACAGCATGAAGCAGGGCGACTTCTCTCTGCACCTGCGCAACGTCACCCCCCAGGATGAGCAGAAGTTCAACTGCCTGGTGTTTCGGAAGTCCTTGGAATTAAAAAAGATTTTGGAAGTTGCGGTCACGCTGCACGTGGCAG CAAACTACAGCATGCCTGTGGTCAGCGGCCCGTCCCAGGACGAGGAGCTCACCTTCACGTGCACGTCTACCAACGGCTACCCGCGGCCAAATGTGTACTGGATCAACAAGACGGACAACAGCGTGCTGGACAGCGCCCTGCAGAATAACACGGTGTCCCTGAACGCGCGGGGCCTGTATGATGTGGTCAGTGTCCTGAGAATCGGGCGAACCCCCCATGTCAACGTGGGCTGCTGCATTGAGAATGTGCTGCTACACCAGAACCTGACGAGCGGCCAGACAG AAACGTTCACGGGAACCAAGGACAGCATCACAGAGGACCCAGTCGATGGCAGCCCCAGCGGGAAACACCAGCAGGTTTTTAGCGTCCTTGCCGTGCTGGCCGTGATCGTGCTCCTGGCTCTCGCCACGGGCTGGCTGTGCAGGAGCAGGTGTCCACCCAAAAGCTACACAG GTGCCCAGGTTGCAAGGCCAGAGCTAGCTCTCGCAG GTGATTCCCGGCCCGCAGCTGCCTGGTACCGCAGCAGATTCACTCCGGAGGCCTGTCCCCGAGGCCCATCCTGGAGGATGCGGGACGCAGCTTGCTGA
- the ICOSLG gene encoding ICOS ligand isoform X2 — protein sequence MRPRSPGLFLLLLWGLQAESQEEVRAMVGSDVQLRCIYPEKNSFDLNDLYVYWQISMAGKGNVDSVVTYHLSGNSSASHGDNHYKDRARLSLDSMKQGDFSLHLRNVTPQDEQKFNCLVFRKSLELKKILEVAVTLHVAANYSMPVVSGPSQDEELTFTCTSTNGYPRPNVYWINKTDNSVLDSALQNNTVSLNARGLYDVVSVLRIGRTPHVNVGCCIENVLLHQNLTSGQTETFTGTKDSITEDPVDGSPSGKHQQVFSVLAVLAVIVLLALATGWLCRSRCPPKSYTGAQVARPELALAEHV from the exons ATGCGGCCGAGGAG TCCTGgattgttcctgctgctgctctggggCCTGCAAGCCG agagtcaagAAGAAGTCCGAGCGATGGTGGGCAGCGATGTCCAGCTCCGCTGCATTTACCCTGAAAAAAACAGCTTTGATTTAAACGACCTTTACGTTTACTGGCAAATCAGCATGGCGGGCAAAGGGAATGTCGACTCCGTGGTGACCTACCACCTGTCCGGAAACAGCTCTGCCAGCCACGGTGATAACCACTACAAGGACCGGGCTCGGCTGTCCTTGGACAGCATGAAGCAGGGCGACTTCTCTCTGCACCTGCGCAACGTCACCCCCCAGGATGAGCAGAAGTTCAACTGCCTGGTGTTTCGGAAGTCCTTGGAATTAAAAAAGATTTTGGAAGTTGCGGTCACGCTGCACGTGGCAG CAAACTACAGCATGCCTGTGGTCAGCGGCCCGTCCCAGGACGAGGAGCTCACCTTCACGTGCACGTCTACCAACGGCTACCCGCGGCCAAATGTGTACTGGATCAACAAGACGGACAACAGCGTGCTGGACAGCGCCCTGCAGAATAACACGGTGTCCCTGAACGCGCGGGGCCTGTATGATGTGGTCAGTGTCCTGAGAATCGGGCGAACCCCCCATGTCAACGTGGGCTGCTGCATTGAGAATGTGCTGCTACACCAGAACCTGACGAGCGGCCAGACAG AAACGTTCACGGGAACCAAGGACAGCATCACAGAGGACCCAGTCGATGGCAGCCCCAGCGGGAAACACCAGCAGGTTTTTAGCGTCCTTGCCGTGCTGGCCGTGATCGTGCTCCTGGCTCTCGCCACGGGCTGGCTGTGCAGGAGCAGGTGTCCACCCAAAAGCTACACAG GTGCCCAGGTTGCAAGGCCAGAGCTAGCTCTCGCAG AGCACGTGTGA